TTACTTAGGCATGATGTTGTTTTATAATTAGATGGGGGGATGAATATGGGAAAAACCGACTGTATAAAAAGTTTATATTTTTTTGCAGACCTTGACAAAAGAGAATTAAATGAAGTAGTAGAGTTGGCACAGAAAAAAATTTTCAAAAAAAATGAGATCATCTTCAATCAAGGTGACAGAGCAGATAAAATTTTTATAGTCAAAGAAGGTAATATCAAACTTTTCAAAATTTCCGAAGATGGTAAACAATTGACACTTGAAATATTATCAGGCAACAATGTCTTTGGCGAAAATTCACTTTTCAGCGATGAGTGTTATTCCATGAGTGCCCAGTCAATAGATGAAACCTGCGTTACTATATATTATAAGGATGATATGGAGAAGTTATTAAAATCCAATCCTACAATATCATTAAAAGTGATCAAAACCCTCAGCAAAAAACTATATTTATCTAATGAATTTGTTTCCAATATAGCTTTCAATGATGCACGGGGTAGACTTATAAATGTGCTTAAAAAGTTTGCTGTTGACTATGGCGTCCATACTGAACAAGGTATATTGATTGATTTTTATCTTACACATCAGGATTTAGCCAGCATAATAAATGCGTCCCGCACTACTACCACCAATATCTTATTGAGTTTGAGGGAAGAAGGTTTGATCAGTATAAAAGATAGAAAGATAGTGGTTGATAAGGCTTTGTTATAACAATTTTAAAAAAATTGGCATATTGTAATCTATTTAACAGAAACTAAATTATAGAGAGTGTATAATTTAGTTAAAAATATTGATGAGGGTGGTATTATGAAGAGCTTTGCATTGGATATTCCTACCAAGATATATTTTGGTGCAGGGAGCTTGGATAATTTAAAGGATATAGCCTCAGGTTATGGGAAAAAGGCATTGTTGGTTACAGGCAGAAATAGTGC
This genomic window from Clostridia bacterium contains:
- a CDS encoding Crp/Fnr family transcriptional regulator, whose protein sequence is MGKTDCIKSLYFFADLDKRELNEVVELAQKKIFKKNEIIFNQGDRADKIFIVKEGNIKLFKISEDGKQLTLEILSGNNVFGENSLFSDECYSMSAQSIDETCVTIYYKDDMEKLLKSNPTISLKVIKTLSKKLYLSNEFVSNIAFNDARGRLINVLKKFAVDYGVHTEQGILIDFYLTHQDLASIINASRTTTTNILLSLREEGLISIKDRKIVVDKALL